GTGCCATTCCCAAGCTGGGGTGGGAAAAGCAACACGAGCTGGGGCTGTGACCCCAAACTGCTCCACAGAGCGTCGGGACCAACACGATTTCGACAGAACTAAGAGTTTTCCTGGCTCCcccttcccagggcagggctcccGTCGCTTCCCAgagttttccctgttttcctggagGAGTCAACAAGCCAGTCCTTCCTCCTTGGCAATTCCTGACCATCGGGAGCTCCGTATCTTGGGAAGATTCTTCTGGAGAAGAGCTGGTCCATCCTCCTGGTGGTCTCTTTGGGAgccccaaaaccatccctggAGTGAGGAACAAGACTtcccttcccaggaaaatcctcttctcttcccaggaaaagcctcttcccttcccagcaaaaccaggaaaaccccttttccaggaaaaccttcttcccttcccaggaaaaccctttttccagaaaaccctcttccctttccagcagaaccctttcccctctccttggCCCTTGCACTGAGGATTTCCTTCCTTCAAAGCTCCCCCAAATCAGATCCAGTGGCCACGTTCCCATGTTGGATTTGATATTTGCAGGGTGGACTCGATGATCTCGGATgtttttcccagcctggataaatcctgggattctgtgctCCCCACTCCACCAGGGAGCTGCAGATCCCTGGGGGGGTAAAGGACGATTCCAGCTGCTCCCGGTGGATTTTTCACACCTTGGGAACATCTGGCTGCCATCCTCCCACCCCCAGGCTCTTCATTGCCTGCTCCATGGGCAATCCCGCATTCCAGGGCTTTTCCCTGTGGCTCAGGAATGCTGTGCTCTCCAAGGAGCcgggacaggcagggctggcactccCCGCAATGCCAGCGTGCTTGCAGGGCCAGGAATGCTGCCCCACCTGGAGCTGGATCCCATTCCAGCATCTCCTGACACCCTCCatggtggcacagccagggctgggagcatccCAAAAATCAGCGTCAGGCTCCTCTGGGAACGAGTCCTGCAGCTTTCCATGGGAATTCCTTCTCCTTTGGGAGTCtctgggcagcacagaggggcctgagcagcacccaggggCTGTCCTGGTCCCTTACACCATCAGAGGGTGACACAAAAGCTGTGGCAGAGCCTTGGAGAGCtccaggtttggtttttttttgttgtttttttttttttgggagatGATGTCTGACAGCTCTGTGTCCCGTGGGCTCGTGGCTCTGAAGGAAATGCCACTGAAAAAGGGAGTAAAACTTCAGAATTCAATTCCAAAACTGGAAATTTGCCTTTGGAAATCCCGGACATCCAATCCCACGGCTCTGTGAGCCCACGGGAGCCCTCGGCACACCCAGCTCAGGTGGTGCTGGATCAGTGACTCttccccctgtcccaggctgctccaagcctcatccagcccggccttgggcacttccagggatccaggggcaggaTAAGCTCCATCACTTGCAgccttttcccagctctttcctctctgtgagCCCCGTTTCTGCCTCTTGCCAAACAGGTTTGAATTTCCAGACCGTGGCTATGAAAACGCAGCTCAACCCCCTCCTGCACAGCGCTAAAATATggctttttcccctttttaataTCCCCTAAACGATGaccttttccctccttcagcAGGCAGCCAACACAAGCACAACAATGTGATTTGTGCAGCGTTTCAGCTGTGGTTTCTTCAAGAAATTCATCTGCTCTCGAAGCAATTACGGGCAGGGAAGCATTTCCACTCCGGCTTCGGGCCCTGAAAAGCTgccaggagggattttttttccttcccctcctctctccctcttgctccctcagcccccccttgtcctaaaaaaaaacttctgtggTTTCGTTTCAGCAGCAATTCTGGAATGGTTAAATCCCAGCCTGGTgcaggtgggaaggggctggatccgtgtccctgtccctgctggagtGGGACCGGGTTTGTGCAGGATCATCCCCCCTGAGCAGCACCTTCTCCTGGAGGGGACACCGGGCACGGTGCCACCCCCTCCTCGTGCCTGCTGTGCCCTTCAGGACCTTCCCCACAGCACGTGGGGTCCAGAGGGCAGAGGGAACCCGCGGGACACGGCTCCATCCCGCTGGGCGACTCTGCCAGCACCCAGGGCTTGGGACAACGGGCCTTAAATGAGCCCCGAAGTCAACAGCACGGTTAATTGCTCATTCATTCCTCGGATGGGTTAATAATTAAGTTAAATTAATAATTGGGAgaataattaaacaaaacaataacCCGTACCCGGCACGATTGAAGCGCTCGCTGTTCGTGCCGGGGTTTTGGGGTTACTCATTCACTTTAGGGCCGCTGTGGCGTcgggctggctgtgccagggatgcGGCTCCAAGAATCCCGTGGAAAACCGGACTTTTCCAGGCAAAACCATCGGCTCTTCCCTCCCCTGGAGAGCGGCGGGGTCCCGGTGAGGAGCGGAGCTTCCCCGACCCCCGGCTCCTCCCGAACCGCCCGCgccctcccctccccgcggagggacggacggacggacggacagagggagagagggacgGACAGAAGGGCGGAGGGAGGCGGCTCTAGGCCGGGGGGGAGGAACTACAAGTCCCGTGAAGCCgcaccgcccgcccgccgccgcggggcTATAAAAGGGGGAATGGCCCGGCAGCCGCAGTCGGAGCATCCCTGGCTGCGGCGGAGCCGCTCCCGCTGCCCATCCCGGCGCTCCCGGGGCTATTCCCGGTGGGAGCGGGCCGATATCCGGACCCCCGGAGcgggctggggctctgcagaaggaggacgaggaggatgCCGCTCGGCGCACCGGGGGAGCCGCAGCCCCGGGCGGCTTCGGGCGCTGCCGGCGGAGGCGGAGGTGGGTGCCCCGCTCGGCTCGGGGGGTGCGGGGCTCAGCACGGGGTTCCTGCGCCCCGCACTTGCTCCCCGGCActgggggggctgtgctgggcactgcggGTCCCCTCGGTGCCCGCACCCGCTGTCGCTTCTC
This genomic window from Vidua chalybeata isolate OUT-0048 chromosome 19, bVidCha1 merged haplotype, whole genome shotgun sequence contains:
- the LOC128797768 gene encoding serine/arginine repetitive matrix protein 2-like → MRLQESRGKPDFSRQNHRLFPPLESGGVPVRSGASPTPGSSRTARALPSPRRDGRTDGQRERGTDRRAEGGGSRPGGRNYKSREAAPPARRRGAIKGGMARQPQSEHPWLRRSRSRCPSRRSRGYSRWERADIRTPGAGWGSAEGGRGGCRSAHRGSRSPGRLRALPAEAEVSAFLQGQLPSAPGAAGTSLCQRWGRQDRSGTCPLGQGKAPEPGFGPGWFLCAGIPSPEPRLGFGCSLLSAAGNGTAVPPAPPKSRGFTAFGIVLLRLAPAQGISRGTDGKSSTYHSLRLQFPLFLGYSEHAGSAGRRIPCTPGGQILLL